The following are encoded in a window of Salinibacter ruber DSM 13855 genomic DNA:
- a CDS encoding sodium:solute symporter: MLTTLDFVVLTVYLLGVAAFGVWAGGAQESTEDYFLGGRDLPWWAVCFSVVATETSTLTVVGVPAVAYGGTLTFLQITLGYLVGRILVGAYVLPRYYAGQLETAYAFLGDRYGSTMQGAASVTFLGTRLLADGVRLFATAIPLKVIANMSGVDATYFQIILVIGVATAVYTLVGGIRAVVWMDVVQMGLYVGGALAAIGFLLGDVPPGWWGKAAAAGKTNLIDLGLDASFGRWWTQPYTLGTAVVGGAIFSMASHGTDQLIVQRLLACRSEADSQKAVVGSALIVMVQFALFLGVGLLLWAHYDGASVEALGLQRGDEVFPKYIIEGLPAGLSGLILAGIVAAAMSSLSSSLNALASSSVNDLYERISGHSMSADRGLRVSRLLTLFWGVVFIGFASLFQDSSNPVVELGLSIASFTYGGLLGAFLLGLWHRGTRQVDALVAFVVSIGVMVLVIFGVWHSPTEGWLFVLNPSDARVEAANLRTIGWPWYTALGTAVNLVIGSVLALRHRDATKEGAE; encoded by the coding sequence ATGCTTACGACGCTCGATTTCGTCGTCCTGACGGTGTACCTGCTCGGCGTGGCGGCCTTTGGCGTCTGGGCGGGCGGGGCCCAGGAGTCCACCGAAGATTACTTTCTCGGGGGGCGGGACCTGCCGTGGTGGGCGGTGTGCTTTTCCGTGGTGGCCACGGAGACGAGCACGCTTACGGTGGTGGGGGTGCCGGCCGTGGCGTACGGGGGCACGCTGACTTTCCTGCAGATTACGCTCGGGTACCTGGTGGGGCGCATTCTCGTCGGGGCGTACGTCCTGCCCCGCTACTACGCGGGCCAGCTGGAGACGGCCTACGCGTTCCTTGGCGACCGCTACGGCTCCACGATGCAGGGGGCCGCGTCGGTCACGTTTCTGGGAACGCGCCTGCTGGCCGACGGCGTGCGTCTCTTCGCCACGGCCATCCCGCTGAAGGTGATTGCGAACATGTCGGGGGTGGACGCCACCTACTTCCAGATCATCCTGGTGATCGGCGTCGCGACGGCCGTCTACACGTTGGTGGGCGGCATCCGGGCGGTCGTGTGGATGGACGTGGTGCAGATGGGGCTCTACGTGGGCGGGGCGCTCGCGGCCATCGGCTTCCTGCTGGGCGACGTGCCGCCGGGGTGGTGGGGAAAGGCGGCGGCGGCCGGCAAAACCAATCTGATCGACCTCGGCCTGGATGCGTCGTTCGGGCGCTGGTGGACGCAGCCCTACACGCTGGGAACGGCCGTGGTCGGCGGGGCCATCTTCTCGATGGCCTCTCACGGCACCGACCAGCTCATCGTGCAGCGCCTGCTGGCCTGCCGAAGCGAGGCGGACAGTCAGAAGGCGGTCGTCGGGAGTGCCCTCATCGTCATGGTGCAGTTTGCCCTCTTCCTGGGGGTGGGCCTGCTCCTCTGGGCCCACTACGACGGCGCGTCCGTCGAGGCACTCGGGCTCCAGCGGGGCGACGAGGTCTTTCCCAAGTACATCATCGAGGGGCTGCCGGCAGGCCTCTCGGGACTCATCCTGGCCGGCATCGTGGCGGCGGCCATGAGTTCCCTCTCGTCGTCGCTCAACGCCCTGGCCTCCTCGTCGGTCAACGACCTCTACGAGCGCATCTCGGGCCACTCCATGAGCGCGGACCGGGGGCTGCGCGTCTCGCGGCTGCTTACGCTGTTCTGGGGCGTCGTCTTCATCGGCTTCGCGAGCCTCTTCCAGGACAGCAGCAACCCCGTCGTGGAGCTGGGCCTATCGATCGCCTCGTTCACGTACGGGGGACTGCTCGGCGCCTTCCTGCTCGGCCTGTGGCACCGCGGCACGCGTCAGGTCGACGCGCTCGTGGCGTTCGTCGTCTCGATTGGCGTGATGGTGCTCGTCATTTTCGGCGTGTGGCACAGCCCCACGGAGGGGTGGCTCTTTGTGCTGAACCCGTCGGACGCCCGCGTGGAGGCGGCGAACCTGCGCACGATCGGCTGGCCCTGGTACACGGCCCTGGGCACCGCCGTCAACCTGGTGATTGGCAGCGTGCTGGCCCTCCGCCACCGAGACGCCACTAAAGAAGGGGCCGAGTAG
- a CDS encoding CBS domain-containing protein: protein MKWNSAKDLMTADVQTVDASWPIDRVAQFLTDHGISGAPVVKDDQLVGVISLTDIARHNGTAGEPASDRPASFYRSELETEYAEEDLENLQISEGGETTAEHVMTPQVYDVNEHTSVQQVAQVMHRGGIHRVFVTTNGEVRGVITALDMLEVVATM from the coding sequence ATGAAGTGGAACAGCGCCAAAGACTTGATGACGGCGGACGTGCAGACCGTTGATGCCAGCTGGCCGATCGACCGGGTCGCCCAGTTCTTGACCGACCACGGCATCTCCGGTGCGCCCGTCGTGAAGGACGACCAGCTCGTGGGCGTGATTTCCCTGACGGACATCGCGCGTCACAACGGCACGGCGGGCGAGCCGGCCTCCGACCGGCCCGCCTCGTTTTACCGCTCGGAGCTTGAAACCGAGTACGCTGAGGAGGACCTCGAGAACCTACAGATCAGTGAGGGGGGCGAGACGACCGCCGAGCACGTCATGACCCCGCAGGTCTACGACGTAAACGAGCACACCTCCGTGCAGCAGGTGGCACAGGTAATGCACCGCGGGGGCATCCACCGCGTCTTCGTCACCACGAACGGAGAGGTGCGTGGCGTCATCACGGCGCTCGATATGCTGGAGGTCGTGGCGACGATGTAG
- a CDS encoding S10 family peptidase, translating into MTDASFLRVSVAAVLLLLLGGTVPPAHAQSMGASPLKRSLPPDTAITKTDRVTVKGEEVPYEVTTGTQPVYGDDDTAVASLHYTYYRRSDVDDRSGRPLMISFNGGPGSGSLWMHLGYTSPKHLLISDEGYPVQPYGVEDNNQSIIDVADIVYVNPVNTGFSRVIDDDTDAEQFFGVNADVDYLADWIDTFISRHGRWRSPKYLIGESYGTTRVAGLAGELQNSHWTYLNGVILVSPTGLGMEPAGPSPRSEALKLPYYAATAWYHEQLPDALQSRDLQALLSEVEDYTIEEYIPAVTRGGFVEDARRQAVAQQVARYSGLSEPFVLDHNLAVPADAFWKELLQDEGRTVGRLDSRYEGIDVTNAGSEYDYPAELTAWNHAFTPAINHYLRDDLGFTTDLQYNTFGNVYPWDETENNTGAQLREAMAQNPYLHVMVQSGYYDGATDYFSAKYVMWNLGTRETMRDRLRFEGYRSGHMMYLRSEDLATSNEDIRTFIEESIPDEGTPARYGRNR; encoded by the coding sequence ATGACCGACGCCTCTTTCCTTCGGGTAAGCGTTGCTGCCGTTCTTCTGCTCCTGCTCGGCGGGACGGTTCCGCCGGCCCACGCCCAGAGCATGGGGGCGTCTCCACTCAAGCGCAGCCTCCCGCCCGACACGGCGATTACGAAGACCGATCGCGTCACGGTGAAGGGCGAAGAGGTGCCCTACGAGGTCACGACCGGCACGCAGCCGGTGTACGGCGACGACGACACGGCCGTCGCCTCGCTCCACTATACCTACTACCGCCGGTCGGACGTCGACGACCGCTCCGGGCGCCCGCTCATGATTTCCTTCAACGGCGGCCCCGGCTCCGGCTCCCTCTGGATGCACCTCGGCTACACCAGCCCCAAGCACCTGCTCATCAGCGACGAGGGCTATCCCGTGCAGCCCTACGGGGTTGAGGACAACAACCAGTCCATCATCGACGTGGCGGACATCGTGTACGTCAACCCCGTCAACACCGGCTTCTCCCGCGTCATCGACGACGACACGGACGCGGAGCAGTTCTTTGGGGTCAACGCCGACGTGGACTACCTGGCGGACTGGATCGACACGTTCATCTCCCGCCACGGCCGGTGGCGCTCCCCGAAGTATCTGATTGGGGAAAGCTACGGCACCACCCGGGTTGCGGGCCTGGCCGGCGAGCTCCAGAACAGCCACTGGACGTACCTGAACGGCGTGATCCTCGTCTCCCCCACCGGCCTCGGCATGGAGCCGGCCGGCCCCTCCCCGCGCTCCGAGGCGCTCAAGCTGCCCTACTACGCGGCGACGGCCTGGTACCACGAGCAGCTGCCCGACGCCCTTCAGAGCCGGGACCTCCAGGCCCTGCTGTCCGAGGTGGAGGACTATACCATCGAGGAGTACATTCCGGCCGTCACCCGGGGCGGCTTCGTCGAGGACGCCCGGCGGCAGGCCGTGGCCCAGCAGGTGGCCCGCTATTCCGGCCTCTCCGAACCGTTCGTGCTCGACCACAACCTCGCCGTTCCCGCGGATGCCTTCTGGAAGGAGCTTCTCCAGGACGAGGGGCGTACGGTGGGGCGCCTCGACTCCCGCTACGAAGGGATCGACGTGACCAATGCCGGAAGCGAATACGACTACCCGGCGGAGCTCACGGCCTGGAACCACGCCTTTACGCCCGCCATCAACCACTACCTCCGCGACGATCTGGGCTTCACGACGGACCTGCAGTACAACACCTTCGGCAACGTCTACCCGTGGGACGAGACGGAAAACAACACCGGCGCGCAGCTCCGCGAGGCGATGGCCCAGAACCCCTACCTCCACGTCATGGTGCAGTCCGGCTACTACGACGGAGCCACGGACTACTTCTCGGCCAAGTACGTGATGTGGAACCTTGGGACGCGGGAGACGATGCGCGACCGGCTCCGCTTCGAGGGCTACCGGAGCGGCCACATGATGTACCTGCGCTCGGAGGACCTGGCGACCTCCAACGAGGACATCCGCACGTTCATCGAAGAATCCATCCCGGACGAGGGCACGCCCGCCCGGTACGGCCGAAACCGGTAG
- a CDS encoding glycine C-acetyltransferase, with translation MPMTDDVAADFRQTLQEIKNAGTYNEERVITSQQDADIEVEGGQHVINFCANNYLGLANHPEIMDAAKRGVDRYGFGVASVRFICGTQSVHKDLEHALSDFHETGDTILYNSCFDANTGLFETILGEDDAIISDALNHASIIDGIRLCKADLHVFDHSDMADLEAKLQAAQDAETRMIATDGVFSMDGDVAKLDEMCRLADAYDALVMVDECHATGFMGEGGRGASEAKGVLDEVDIITSTLGKALGGATGGFTTGRKEIIDLLRQESRPYLFSNAIAPMIANASLKVLEMLQTSGERREQIWENARYFRSEMEARGFEIKPGDHPIVPIMFYDAKTSGAIADELLDRGIYVISFSYPVVPEGEARIRVQMSAAHSKEQLDRAIDAFTEVGRKHDVI, from the coding sequence ATGCCCATGACCGACGACGTTGCGGCCGACTTTCGGCAGACGCTGCAAGAGATCAAGAACGCCGGCACCTACAACGAGGAGCGCGTCATCACCTCCCAGCAGGACGCCGACATTGAGGTTGAGGGCGGCCAGCACGTCATCAACTTCTGCGCGAACAACTACCTCGGCCTTGCCAACCACCCGGAGATCATGGATGCCGCCAAGCGGGGCGTCGACCGGTACGGCTTCGGCGTGGCCAGCGTCCGCTTCATCTGCGGCACCCAGTCGGTGCACAAGGACCTGGAGCACGCCCTGTCCGACTTCCACGAAACGGGCGACACCATCCTCTACAACTCGTGCTTCGACGCCAACACGGGCCTCTTCGAGACCATCCTCGGCGAGGACGACGCCATCATCAGTGACGCCCTGAACCACGCCTCCATCATCGACGGGATCCGGCTCTGCAAGGCCGACCTGCACGTCTTCGACCACAGCGACATGGCCGACCTGGAGGCGAAGCTGCAGGCCGCCCAGGACGCGGAGACCCGCATGATCGCCACCGACGGCGTGTTCTCGATGGACGGCGACGTGGCGAAGCTCGACGAGATGTGCCGCCTGGCCGACGCGTACGACGCGCTCGTGATGGTCGACGAGTGCCACGCCACCGGCTTCATGGGCGAGGGGGGGCGCGGCGCCAGCGAGGCGAAGGGCGTGCTCGACGAGGTGGACATCATCACCTCCACGCTCGGCAAGGCGCTCGGCGGCGCCACCGGCGGCTTCACGACGGGGCGGAAGGAGATCATCGACCTGCTCCGGCAGGAGTCCCGCCCCTACCTCTTCTCCAACGCCATCGCGCCGATGATCGCCAACGCCAGCCTCAAGGTGCTGGAGATGCTGCAGACCAGCGGCGAACGACGCGAGCAGATCTGGGAAAACGCCCGCTACTTCCGGAGTGAGATGGAGGCGCGCGGCTTCGAGATCAAGCCGGGCGACCACCCGATCGTGCCCATCATGTTTTACGACGCGAAGACGAGCGGCGCCATCGCCGACGAGTTGCTCGACCGCGGCATTTACGTCATCAGCTTCAGCTACCCCGTGGTGCCGGAGGGCGAGGCGCGCATCCGCGTCCAGATGTCCGCCGCCCACTCCAAGGAGCAGCTCGACCGCGCCATCGACGCGTTCACGGAGGTCGGCCGCAAGCACGACGTCATCTAA
- a CDS encoding NAD-dependent epimerase/dehydratase family protein: MRILVTGANGQIGSELVEALRQRHGPEQVVGLDLNPPPTANGPSAAAPFEVMDVRDREALAGVLDRHEIGTIYHLASLLSATGEQHPDRAWDVNMSGLKNVLDLARRRPVDTVFWPSSIAVFGPTTPRDDTPQNTVLDPTTMYGVTKRSGELLCRYYHRRYDLDVRSLRYPGLLSYKTAPGGGTTDYAIDMLTQAAAGEDYTCFLEPDTRLPMMYMPDAIQGTLALMDADADALSVRDSYNAGALSFAPAELAAAIRARVPTFDCHYEPDERQRIAENWPSSVDDTAARTDWDWAPEYDLDALTEDMLHHLRENVRAPGNVGEKKRGR, translated from the coding sequence GAAGCGAACTCGTTGAGGCCCTGCGCCAGCGGCACGGCCCCGAGCAGGTGGTGGGCCTGGACCTCAATCCGCCCCCGACGGCCAACGGCCCGTCCGCCGCCGCGCCCTTCGAGGTGATGGACGTGCGCGACCGGGAGGCCCTGGCCGGCGTCCTCGACCGGCACGAGATCGGCACGATCTACCACCTGGCGAGCCTGCTCTCCGCCACCGGCGAGCAGCACCCCGACCGCGCCTGGGACGTCAACATGAGCGGCCTCAAAAACGTCTTGGACCTCGCCCGGCGCCGCCCCGTCGACACGGTGTTCTGGCCCAGCTCGATCGCCGTGTTCGGCCCCACCACCCCGCGGGACGACACGCCCCAGAACACGGTGCTCGACCCCACCACCATGTACGGGGTCACCAAACGGAGCGGCGAGCTGCTGTGCCGCTACTACCACCGCCGCTACGACCTGGACGTGCGGAGCCTGCGCTACCCAGGCCTCCTCAGCTACAAGACGGCCCCGGGCGGCGGCACAACCGACTACGCCATCGACATGCTGACCCAGGCCGCGGCAGGGGAGGACTACACCTGCTTCCTCGAGCCGGACACGCGGCTGCCCATGATGTACATGCCGGACGCCATCCAGGGCACCCTCGCCCTCATGGACGCCGACGCGGACGCCCTGTCGGTGCGGGACAGCTACAACGCGGGCGCCCTCAGCTTCGCCCCGGCGGAGCTGGCCGCGGCGATCCGGGCGCGCGTGCCGACGTTCGACTGCCACTACGAGCCGGACGAGCGGCAGCGCATCGCCGAGAACTGGCCGTCCTCGGTCGACGACACGGCGGCCCGAACCGACTGGGACTGGGCGCCGGAATACGACCTGGACGCACTGACGGAAGACATGCTCCACCACCTGCGAGAGAACGTCCGGGCCCCCGGGAACGTGGGAGAAAAAAAGCGTGGACGCTGA